In one Mesorhizobium australicum genomic region, the following are encoded:
- a CDS encoding bifunctional riboflavin kinase/FAD synthetase produces MPDFARVSDLPQLPARLRGGVVAIGNFDGVHRGHQIVLQRALDEAKAIGAPALALTFEPHPRQLFRPDIPLFRLTPPDLKARLIGTLGFDAIVELPFTRAFAAQTAEEFIDRVLIEGLGIRHVITGFDFHFGKDRRGGPAFLMEAGRERGFRVTLLDAFRDEGAEVISSSRIRDLLCEGDVAQSAGLLGYRYTVEGVVSRGKQLGRTLGFPTANMALGEDNGLKHGIYAVRLRDGSGALRDGVASFGRRPTVDEAGEPLLETFVFDYSGDLYGQTCAVSFFGFLRGEEKFSSLDDLVIQIRRDEEEARALMSGVRPLGPLDLSLAF; encoded by the coding sequence ATGCCGGACTTCGCCCGCGTCTCGGACCTTCCACAACTCCCGGCTCGGCTGCGCGGCGGCGTGGTGGCCATCGGCAATTTCGACGGCGTGCACCGTGGCCACCAGATCGTGCTTCAGCGCGCGCTCGACGAGGCGAAGGCGATCGGTGCCCCGGCGCTCGCCTTGACGTTCGAGCCGCATCCGCGCCAGCTCTTCCGCCCGGATATTCCGCTGTTCCGGCTCACGCCCCCCGACCTCAAGGCGCGCCTGATCGGCACGCTCGGCTTCGACGCCATCGTGGAACTGCCCTTCACGCGCGCCTTCGCCGCTCAGACGGCGGAGGAGTTCATCGACCGCGTGCTGATCGAAGGCCTGGGGATCAGGCACGTGATCACCGGCTTCGACTTCCATTTCGGCAAGGACCGCCGGGGCGGCCCGGCCTTCCTGATGGAGGCTGGCCGCGAGCGCGGGTTCAGGGTTACGCTGCTCGACGCCTTCCGCGACGAGGGCGCGGAGGTGATTTCGTCCAGCCGCATCCGCGACCTGCTCTGCGAGGGCGACGTGGCACAATCCGCCGGCCTCCTCGGCTACCGCTACACCGTCGAGGGTGTCGTCTCGCGCGGCAAGCAGCTTGGTCGCACGCTGGGCTTCCCGACCGCCAACATGGCTCTTGGCGAGGACAACGGTTTGAAGCACGGCATCTATGCTGTGCGGTTGCGCGACGGTTCGGGCGCCTTGCGGGACGGCGTGGCGAGCTTCGGGCGGCGCCCGACGGTCGACGAGGCGGGCGAGCCGCTGCTGGAGACCTTCGTCTTCGACTATTCCGGCGACCTCTACGGCCAGACCTGCGCGGTCTCGTTCTTTGGCTTCCTGCGCGGCGAGGAGAAATTCTCCTCGCTCGACGACCTCGTCATCCAGATCCGCCGCGACGAGGAGGAAGCGCGCGCCCTTATGTCGGGCGTCCGGCCGCTTGGGCCGCTCGATCTCAGCCTCGCGTTCTGA
- a CDS encoding HdeD family acid-resistance protein: MTIPSPTGSLGEALREARAKWGWFVALGVLLLVAGGIAAANLLTATVASVFVVGSLMLVAGIGEIIHSFSVKDWGGFFWWLLSGILYAASGVVAFMNPLLASAVLTFMLAAGLLASGALRIWVGFKERPNSGWGWVVAGGVVTVLLGLIIAAGWPVNSLWVLGMFLAIDLIFQGWTFIAVGLALKK, encoded by the coding sequence ATGACGATCCCCTCCCCCACAGGCAGCCTCGGCGAAGCGCTGCGCGAGGCGCGCGCCAAATGGGGTTGGTTCGTTGCGCTCGGCGTGCTCCTGCTCGTGGCCGGCGGCATCGCTGCCGCGAATCTCCTCACCGCCACCGTCGCCTCGGTCTTCGTCGTCGGCTCGCTGATGCTGGTCGCCGGCATCGGCGAAATCATCCATTCTTTCAGCGTCAAGGACTGGGGCGGGTTCTTCTGGTGGCTGCTCAGTGGCATCCTCTATGCCGCATCGGGCGTCGTCGCCTTCATGAACCCGCTGCTCGCCTCGGCGGTGCTCACCTTCATGCTGGCGGCCGGCCTGCTCGCCTCGGGTGCGCTGCGCATCTGGGTGGGCTTCAAGGAGCGGCCGAACAGCGGCTGGGGCTGGGTGGTCGCGGGCGGCGTAGTTACCGTGCTCCTCGGCCTCATCATCGCCGCGGGCTGGCCGGTGAACAGCCTGTGGGTGCTCGGCATGTTCCTCGCCATCGACCTGATTTTCCAGGGATGGACGTTCATCGCGGTCGGGCTGGCGCTGAAGAAGTAG
- the vapC gene encoding type II toxin-antitoxin system VapC family toxin, with protein MIVVDSSVWIDWFNRSPTKQVLQIRQLADTDQILIGDLILIEVLQGARSDLQAERIERFLRQFYHVALSTPELAPKAARNYRILRSLGRTVRKTIDVVIATYCIENGHRLLHDDRDFEHFRPLGLLEA; from the coding sequence ATGATCGTTGTCGACAGCTCGGTGTGGATCGACTGGTTCAACCGGTCCCCGACAAAGCAGGTTCTTCAGATCAGGCAACTTGCCGACACAGATCAGATCCTGATTGGTGATCTGATCCTCATCGAAGTCTTGCAGGGCGCTCGCAGCGATCTCCAAGCCGAGCGGATTGAGCGTTTTCTGCGCCAATTCTACCATGTCGCGCTGAGCACTCCAGAACTGGCGCCCAAAGCGGCACGGAACTACCGAATTCTAAGGTCGCTCGGCAGGACCGTCCGCAAGACGATCGACGTCGTCATCGCGACCTATTGCATCGAAAACGGCCACCGTCTGCTCCACGACGACCGCGACTTCGAGCATTTCCGCCCGCTGGGCCTGCTCGAAGCCTGA
- a CDS encoding type II toxin-antitoxin system VapB family antitoxin — translation MRTNIDIDEQLLEEAKKIAGVSTKKAAIEAALEKFVRLHRQREALDALWGIGWEGNLDEMREGRDFGEIK, via the coding sequence ATGCGGACCAATATCGATATCGACGAGCAGCTCCTCGAGGAGGCAAAAAAGATCGCGGGCGTCTCGACAAAGAAAGCCGCAATCGAGGCCGCGCTTGAAAAATTTGTCCGCCTTCATCGGCAACGTGAGGCGCTGGATGCTCTTTGGGGTATCGGCTGGGAAGGCAATCTTGACGAGATGCGTGAAGGACGGGATTTCGGCGAAATCAAATGA
- the ileS gene encoding isoleucine--tRNA ligase, whose product MTDTKIDYSTTLYLPQTDFPMRAGLPEKEPQIVARWQEMGLYKLLREDAAGRPKYVLHDGPPYANGNIHIGHALNKILKDIITRSFQMRGFDSNYVPGWDCHGLPIEWKIEEENYRSKGRAKPDLSQPAAMVEFRQECRAYAENWIKVQGAEFQRLGVIGDFDNPYTTMNFHAESRIAGELLKFAKSGQLYRGSKPVMWSVVERTALAEAEVEYQDYESDTVWAKFPVKEFFRRVATGPGENDFRLEEVPVSVLIWTTTPWTLPGNRAIAFSPKVQYGMYRVVSAENDYGPQPGERFVIADALVGSCAEKAKLTFEKESAVHAAVLAGMTAEHPFKGLGGGYEFVVPLLPGDHVTDDAGTGFVHTAPGHGREDFDAWTDAAKDLRAKGIDTAIPFTVDDAGFFTKDAPGFGPDREGGAARVIDDNGKKGDANKAVIDELIARNMLFARGKLKHQYPHSWRSKKAVIFRNTPQWFVHMDKELDGYGLPAGAKKAQSDTLRTRALAAIDATRFVPAQGQTRLRAMIEERPDWVLSRQRAWGVPICVFADEDGNVLKDDAVNARILEAFEKEGADAWFAEGARERFLGSRANEPWTMVKDILDVWFDSGSTHTFTLEDRPDLKWPADVYLEGSDQHRGWFHSSLLEACGTRGRAPYDAVITHGFTMAEDGRKMSKSLGNQVFPQDVMKQSGADILRLWVATTDYWEDQRLGKSIIQTNIDAYRKLRNTIRWMLGTLAHDEGEEVALADMPELERLMLHRLSELDEIVRKGYDAFDFKRIAKSLLDFAVVDLSAFYFDVRKDALYCDAPSSVRRKASVVVVRHLFDCMVKWLGPLLPFTTEEAWLDRNPGARSVHLEQFPDVPAGWRDEALAEKWRKVRLVRRVVTGALELKRAEKAIGSSLEAAPRVFIADPELAAAVADVDMAEVAITSGISVVAGEGPADAFRLDEVKGVAVVFEAAPGTKCARSWRYTTDVGSDPEFPDVSARDAAALRELETLGRL is encoded by the coding sequence ATGACCGACACGAAGATCGACTATTCCACCACGCTCTACCTGCCGCAGACGGATTTTCCGATGCGCGCGGGCCTGCCCGAGAAGGAGCCGCAGATCGTGGCGCGCTGGCAGGAGATGGGGCTCTACAAGCTATTGCGCGAGGACGCGGCCGGGCGACCGAAATACGTGCTGCACGACGGCCCGCCCTACGCCAACGGCAACATCCACATCGGCCACGCGCTGAACAAGATCCTCAAGGACATCATCACGCGCTCCTTCCAGATGCGCGGGTTCGATAGCAACTATGTGCCCGGCTGGGACTGCCACGGCCTGCCGATCGAGTGGAAGATCGAGGAGGAGAACTACCGTTCAAAGGGCAGGGCGAAGCCGGACCTGTCGCAGCCGGCCGCCATGGTCGAGTTCCGCCAGGAATGCCGCGCCTATGCCGAGAACTGGATCAAGGTGCAGGGCGCCGAGTTTCAGCGCCTCGGCGTTATCGGCGACTTCGACAATCCCTACACGACGATGAATTTCCACGCCGAGTCACGCATTGCCGGCGAGCTCTTGAAGTTCGCGAAGAGCGGGCAGCTCTATCGAGGCTCCAAGCCGGTGATGTGGTCGGTTGTCGAGCGCACCGCGCTCGCCGAGGCCGAGGTCGAATATCAGGATTATGAAAGCGATACGGTCTGGGCGAAGTTCCCGGTAAAGGAGTTCTTCCGCCGCGTTGCGACCGGCCCGGGTGAGAACGATTTCCGCCTGGAGGAGGTGCCGGTCTCGGTGCTGATCTGGACGACGACGCCATGGACTCTCCCAGGCAACCGCGCGATCGCCTTCTCGCCGAAGGTCCAGTACGGCATGTACAGGGTCGTGTCGGCGGAGAACGACTACGGGCCACAGCCGGGCGAGCGTTTCGTCATCGCCGACGCGCTTGTGGGGTCGTGCGCCGAAAAGGCCAAGCTGACTTTCGAGAAGGAGAGCGCCGTCCATGCTGCCGTGCTGGCTGGCATGACGGCCGAGCACCCCTTCAAGGGTCTCGGTGGCGGCTACGAGTTCGTCGTCCCGCTGCTTCCCGGCGACCATGTGACCGACGACGCCGGCACCGGCTTTGTGCACACCGCGCCCGGCCATGGCCGCGAGGATTTCGACGCCTGGACGGATGCGGCGAAGGATCTCCGGGCGAAGGGCATCGATACGGCGATCCCGTTCACGGTCGACGACGCCGGCTTCTTCACCAAGGATGCGCCTGGCTTCGGGCCGGACCGCGAGGGTGGCGCCGCGCGCGTCATCGACGACAACGGCAAGAAGGGCGATGCCAACAAGGCAGTGATTGACGAACTGATCGCCCGCAACATGTTGTTCGCGCGCGGCAAGCTGAAGCATCAGTATCCGCATTCCTGGCGGTCGAAGAAGGCGGTCATCTTCCGCAACACGCCGCAGTGGTTCGTCCACATGGACAAGGAACTGGACGGCTATGGCCTGCCAGCAGGGGCGAAGAAGGCTCAGTCGGACACGCTGCGCACCCGTGCGCTGGCAGCCATCGACGCTACCCGCTTTGTGCCCGCGCAGGGGCAGACGCGGTTGCGCGCGATGATCGAGGAACGTCCCGACTGGGTGCTGTCGCGCCAGCGCGCCTGGGGCGTGCCGATCTGCGTCTTCGCCGACGAGGACGGCAACGTGCTCAAGGACGACGCCGTCAACGCCCGCATCCTGGAAGCGTTCGAGAAAGAAGGGGCCGATGCGTGGTTCGCGGAGGGCGCGCGCGAGCGCTTCCTGGGCTCCCGCGCCAACGAGCCGTGGACGATGGTCAAGGACATCCTCGACGTCTGGTTCGATTCAGGCTCGACCCATACCTTCACGCTGGAGGATCGGCCCGACCTGAAGTGGCCGGCGGACGTCTACCTCGAAGGCTCCGACCAGCATCGCGGCTGGTTCCACTCCTCGCTTCTGGAAGCCTGCGGCACGCGCGGCCGCGCGCCCTACGATGCGGTCATCACCCACGGCTTCACCATGGCCGAGGACGGCCGGAAGATGTCGAAGTCGCTCGGCAACCAGGTGTTCCCGCAGGACGTGATGAAGCAGTCCGGCGCCGACATCCTGCGGCTGTGGGTGGCGACGACCGACTATTGGGAGGACCAGCGCCTCGGCAAGTCGATCATCCAGACCAACATCGACGCCTACCGCAAGCTGCGCAACACCATCCGCTGGATGCTGGGCACCCTGGCGCACGACGAGGGCGAGGAAGTCGCGCTCGCCGACATGCCGGAGCTGGAGCGCCTCATGCTGCACCGTCTGTCGGAACTCGACGAGATCGTGCGCAAGGGCTACGACGCCTTCGACTTCAAGCGCATCGCCAAGTCGCTGCTCGACTTCGCCGTGGTAGACCTGTCGGCCTTCTACTTCGACGTCCGCAAGGACGCGCTCTACTGCGATGCGCCGTCGAGCGTGCGCCGCAAGGCTTCGGTCGTGGTCGTGCGCCATCTTTTCGACTGCATGGTGAAATGGCTTGGACCGCTCTTGCCTTTCACCACCGAGGAGGCCTGGCTCGACCGCAATCCGGGCGCGCGTTCGGTGCATCTTGAGCAGTTCCCCGACGTTCCGGCCGGCTGGCGCGATGAGGCGCTGGCTGAGAAGTGGCGCAAGGTGAGGCTCGTACGCCGCGTCGTCACCGGCGCGCTGGAGCTGAAGCGGGCGGAGAAGGCGATCGGGTCGTCGCTGGAAGCGGCACCGCGCGTGTTTATCGCCGATCCGGAGCTCGCAGCCGCCGTCGCGGATGTCGACATGGCCGAGGTCGCCATCACCAGCGGCATTTCCGTCGTCGCGGGCGAAGGGCCGGCGGATGCCTTCCGCCTTGACGAGGTGAAGGGCGTGGCGGTGGTCTTCGAGGCGGCACCCGGCACGAAATGCGCGCGGTCGTGGCGCTACACGACCGATGTCGGCTCGGATCCGGAATTCCCGGATGTGTCCGCGCGCGACGCGGCGGCGCTGCGCGAACTCGAGACGCTGGGCCGTCTTTAG
- a CDS encoding nucleoside deaminase gives MHVSRRDFMAEALAEARAAAERGEVPVGALIVRDGVVLARAGNRTRELNDPTAHAEILAIRQACAETGSERLTGADLYVTLEPCAMCAAAISFARLRRLYYGARDPKGGAVESGGRFFTQPTCHHAPEVYDGLAESEAASLLRSFFAERRS, from the coding sequence ATGCACGTATCACGACGCGATTTCATGGCCGAGGCGCTCGCGGAAGCCCGCGCGGCGGCGGAGCGCGGCGAGGTTCCGGTCGGGGCGCTGATCGTCCGCGACGGCGTCGTGCTCGCCCGCGCCGGCAACCGCACGCGAGAGCTCAACGACCCAACCGCGCATGCAGAGATCCTTGCCATCCGCCAGGCCTGCGCCGAAACCGGCAGCGAACGGCTGACCGGCGCGGACCTCTACGTGACGCTGGAGCCCTGCGCCATGTGCGCCGCGGCGATTTCTTTCGCGCGGCTGCGGCGGCTCTACTACGGTGCGAGAGATCCTAAAGGGGGAGCGGTCGAAAGCGGCGGGCGCTTCTTCACCCAGCCAACCTGTCACCATGCGCCGGAGGTCTATGACGGACTGGCTGAAAGCGAAGCCGCCAGTCTGCTCAGATCGTTCTTCGCCGAAAGGCGCTCGTGA